One Virgibacillus proomii DNA window includes the following coding sequences:
- the yaaA gene encoding S4 domain-containing protein YaaA: protein MCEKITIKTDYIPLGQFIKLINIFDSGGMIKGYIQDVGVVVNGEREHRRGKKLYPDDIIEIDDVGRFQVVKEAGT, encoded by the coding sequence ATGTGTGAGAAGATAACAATTAAAACAGACTATATTCCGTTGGGACAGTTTATCAAGTTGATTAACATTTTTGATTCTGGCGGAATGATCAAAGGATATATACAAGACGTAGGTGTCGTAGTAAACGGAGAACGAGAGCATCGAAGAGGGAAAAAGTTATATCCGGATGACATCATTGAAATCGATGATGTAGGACGTTTCCAAGTTGTGAAAGAAGCAGGTACATAA